The following are from one region of the Thiocapsa rosea genome:
- a CDS encoding TraB/GumN family protein — translation MPESIEPKREIVVADVRLTLLGTAHVSRASEEEVRALLQSGVYDAVAVELCPSRFGALMDPKSLSEMDLFSVIRQRRVYMVVANLALSAYQQRLADQFGIEPGAEQRTAVRVAKELGLPVLLIDREIGVTLKRISANLSWWKRYTLFTGLLAAMLTSEKVSEEEIERLKEGDVLETTFAEFAHDRRDLFVPLIEERDRYMAAKLRSEPARAGVKRVLAVVGAGHLKGIAEALEKEAAAPSAITRALEEVPPPSRWPRILSWGLVVLILSGFAFGFSQSTSLGWGLVAAWVVINGGLSALGALLAGGHPLTVVAAFLAAPLTSLNPTIGAGMVTGAVELSMRKPRVSDFGRLRLDVATLRGWWHNRVARVFLVFLFSTLGSGIGTYVAGFHIVDQLFRVGVP, via the coding sequence ATGCCTGAATCCATCGAGCCGAAACGCGAGATCGTCGTTGCCGATGTGCGGCTCACGCTTCTCGGAACCGCCCACGTCTCGCGCGCCAGCGAGGAAGAGGTCCGCGCCCTGCTGCAGAGCGGTGTGTACGACGCGGTGGCCGTGGAGCTGTGTCCCAGTCGCTTCGGTGCCTTGATGGATCCCAAGTCGCTGTCGGAGATGGACCTCTTTTCGGTCATCCGCCAGCGGCGCGTCTACATGGTGGTTGCCAATCTCGCCTTGTCGGCCTATCAGCAACGTCTGGCGGATCAGTTCGGCATCGAGCCCGGTGCCGAGCAGCGCACGGCGGTGCGCGTCGCTAAAGAGTTGGGTCTGCCGGTCCTGCTGATCGATCGGGAGATCGGCGTCACCCTGAAACGCATCTCGGCCAATCTCAGCTGGTGGAAACGCTACACCCTCTTCACGGGGCTCTTGGCCGCCATGCTGACCTCGGAGAAGGTCAGCGAGGAGGAGATCGAGCGGCTCAAGGAGGGTGACGTCCTGGAGACGACATTTGCCGAGTTTGCCCATGATCGGCGGGATCTGTTCGTCCCCCTGATCGAGGAGCGCGACCGTTACATGGCCGCAAAGCTGCGCAGCGAGCCTGCGCGGGCGGGCGTGAAGCGTGTCTTGGCCGTCGTGGGTGCCGGGCACCTGAAGGGTATCGCCGAGGCGTTGGAGAAGGAGGCCGCCGCCCCCTCCGCGATCACGCGGGCGCTCGAGGAGGTCCCCCCGCCGAGCCGTTGGCCGCGCATCCTGTCGTGGGGTCTGGTCGTGTTGATCTTGAGCGGCTTTGCCTTCGGCTTTTCACAGAGCACCAGCTTGGGGTGGGGACTGGTCGCGGCCTGGGTCGTCATCAACGGGGGTCTTTCCGCCTTGGGTGCCTTGCTGGCCGGCGGACACCCCTTGACAGTGGTGGCTGCGTTTCTCGCTGCGCCGCTGACATCGCTGAACCCGACCATCGGTGCCGGGATGGTGACGGGTGCAGTCGAGCTTTCGATGCGCAAGCCCAGGGTATCGGATTTCGGCCGGCTGCGTCTCGATGTCGCGACCTTGCGCGGCTGGTGGCACAACCGTGTCGCCCGCGTCTTTCTGGTGTTTCTCTTCAGTACCCTCGGCTCCGGGATCGGCACCTACGTCGCCGGCTTTCATATCGTGGATCAGTTGTTTCGCGTCGGCGTCCCCTGA
- a CDS encoding YqiA/YcfP family alpha/beta fold hydrolase encodes MLVYIHGLNSSSRSFKANRLRERLAPHPVVALDYPAHRPADAVAVLSDFFATFREQHECIEPTVVGSSMGGFYGQYLARRFRFSHLYMINPALTPWNLFREHIGETMTTAEGEQYRVSEDLIESTRPYGVADPCDGTPSTLFLERGDEVIDSRIAERIYAACGRLMIWEGGDHAFQHLDEAIETIRAHLDGLDRTDP; translated from the coding sequence ATGCTCGTTTATATCCACGGACTCAACAGCTCGAGCCGATCCTTCAAGGCCAATCGCCTTCGCGAGCGCTTGGCCCCGCATCCGGTCGTCGCCCTCGACTACCCGGCGCACCGCCCGGCGGATGCCGTCGCCGTTTTATCGGACTTTTTCGCCACGTTTCGCGAGCAGCACGAGTGCATCGAGCCCACCGTGGTCGGGAGCTCTATGGGCGGCTTCTACGGCCAATACCTGGCCCGCCGGTTTCGGTTCTCGCATCTGTACATGATCAATCCGGCACTCACGCCCTGGAATCTTTTCCGAGAACACATCGGCGAGACCATGACCACGGCGGAGGGCGAGCAGTATCGAGTCAGCGAAGACCTGATCGAGAGCACCCGACCCTACGGCGTCGCTGATCCCTGCGACGGCACGCCGAGCACCCTGTTCCTGGAGCGCGGCGACGAGGTCATCGATTCGCGCATCGCCGAGCGCATCTATGCCGCGTGCGGCCGTCTTATGATCTGGGAGGGCGGAGATCATGCGTTTCAGCATCTCGACGAGGCGATCGAGACGATCCGAGCCCACCTTGACGGCCTCGACCGGACCGACCCCTGA
- a CDS encoding spermidine synthase: MKDTIASMITTLFVWGLAGALFGALFGGLYQVLSVLGLAGWQPLVIAAAAAAMTTSAFYSAMPVALMGAMAGILASIGYLIVSGQSVELLWIAGTAGAGGILAGLFYAWMITGGGRPLAETLTGLIAGILAGGIMAFVFASLGIRFSMFVLSAGVVALVGTFFQVSERWLVARSARWFPSVLSAPVVAGLIAAVVGASVWIVGGTTSTMLSSNAQDSANQILGAVPSGFLGGMLGGAVTGVMLQILGFRPEQPH; the protein is encoded by the coding sequence GTGAAGGACACGATTGCATCCATGATTACGACACTCTTTGTATGGGGTCTCGCGGGGGCGCTGTTCGGAGCATTGTTCGGCGGTCTGTACCAGGTCCTCTCTGTTCTCGGCCTCGCGGGTTGGCAGCCTTTGGTGATCGCGGCGGCAGCAGCGGCCATGACGACATCGGCTTTTTACAGCGCCATGCCTGTCGCACTCATGGGTGCCATGGCGGGTATCTTGGCGTCCATCGGGTATTTGATCGTCAGCGGACAGAGTGTCGAACTCCTTTGGATCGCCGGGACGGCGGGTGCGGGCGGGATCCTTGCGGGCCTGTTCTATGCCTGGATGATCACCGGCGGAGGCCGGCCGCTCGCCGAGACGCTGACGGGACTGATTGCCGGTATTTTGGCCGGCGGTATCATGGCGTTCGTATTCGCTTCGCTCGGCATCCGGTTCAGCATGTTCGTCCTGTCGGCAGGCGTCGTGGCCTTGGTCGGGACCTTCTTCCAGGTCTCCGAGCGCTGGCTGGTCGCGCGCAGCGCCCGCTGGTTTCCGTCGGTCTTGTCGGCGCCCGTGGTCGCCGGACTCATCGCGGCCGTGGTCGGGGCCAGCGTTTGGATCGTCGGCGGTACGACCTCGACGATGTTGAGCAGCAATGCGCAGGATTCAGCAAATCAGATCCTCGGCGCTGTCCCGTCCGGGTTCCTCGGCGGAATGCTCGGAGGTGCCGTGACGGGCGTGATGTTGCAGATCCTCGGTTTTCGGCCCGAGCAGCCGCACTGA
- a CDS encoding sulfite exporter TauE/SafE family protein: MDTFALIDLLAIGILLISAFVHGAFGFGFPLVATPLLVLIMDMRAAVLLTLIPTIAINLVSIATERRWLEALRRFWPIPVFTAVGSLIGTRILLSVDPEPFRLLLAVVLIVFLILQRKRGDGPEHRIPHWGLALLGLGMGLLAGVVNVFSPIVVAFALYTRMHPGLMVATFNLSFITSKSGQLTGFALQDALDPTIIQLALLALPAVLAVLWIGIRVRRRLDQGTYRRWLNRALWAIAIVLILDSV; encoded by the coding sequence TTGGATACATTCGCATTGATCGATCTGTTGGCGATCGGGATCCTGCTGATCTCGGCCTTCGTGCACGGCGCCTTCGGGTTCGGGTTCCCGCTGGTCGCCACGCCGCTGCTCGTGCTCATCATGGACATGCGCGCGGCCGTGCTCCTGACACTCATCCCGACCATCGCCATCAACCTGGTCAGCATCGCCACAGAGCGCCGTTGGCTGGAAGCGCTCCGCCGCTTCTGGCCCATCCCGGTCTTCACGGCCGTGGGCAGCCTGATCGGCACGCGGATCCTGCTGAGCGTCGACCCGGAACCCTTCCGTCTGCTGCTGGCCGTAGTGTTGATCGTCTTCTTGATCCTGCAGCGCAAGCGCGGCGATGGACCCGAGCATCGGATCCCGCACTGGGGGCTGGCGCTGTTGGGATTGGGGATGGGTCTCTTGGCCGGGGTGGTGAACGTCTTCTCGCCCATCGTGGTCGCCTTCGCGCTCTACACCCGGATGCATCCGGGTCTGATGGTCGCGACCTTCAACCTGAGCTTCATCACCAGCAAGAGCGGTCAATTGACCGGATTCGCCCTGCAGGACGCACTGGATCCAACCATCATCCAGCTGGCGTTGCTGGCACTGCCCGCCGTTTTGGCTGTGTTGTGGATCGGTATTCGGGTGCGCCGCCGACTCGATCAGGGGACCTATCGGCGTTGGTTGAACCGGGCGCTTTGGGCAATCGCCATTGTGCTGATTCTCGACTCCGTCTGA